The proteins below are encoded in one region of Phaseolus vulgaris cultivar G19833 chromosome 1, P. vulgaris v2.0, whole genome shotgun sequence:
- the LOC137814389 gene encoding uncharacterized protein: MEDSSSAAYIRLVHRLIEECILFNMSKEECMEALSKHANINPVITSTVWKELAKENQEFFEVYSRSRAERASERETKERIQNMVSDSSKDRV, translated from the exons ATGGAAGACTCTTCCTCTGCTGCTTATATCCGCCTG GTGCACCGTTTGATAGAGGAGTGTATCCTATTCAACATGAGCAAAGAAGAATGCATGGAAGCTCTTTCTAAACATGCAAATATCAACCCGGTTATTACCTCCACTG TTTGGAAGGAGTTAGCGAAGGAGAACCAAGAGTTTTTCGAGGTATATTCAAGGAGCAGAGCAGAGAGAGCTTCCGAGAGAGAGACGAAGGAAAGGATACAGAACATGGTTTCAGATTCTTCCAAGGATCGAGTTTAG